Genomic segment of Saccharomyces cerevisiae S288C chromosome XV, complete sequence:
AATCACTAACAAAATGTGTCAATCCTAGAATTTCAATGGATTCATGAATACTTCCCAAAACAAACAACAAGTTCAAATTGACGACCTCTCCCTGTGAATTCGTGCAACTTACGTTTTTGATAAAGCCCAGATCACCAGTTCTCAAATAGCTTAAAGTGTTATTCACTTCGCTCTTCATCTTACTTTTGAATTGTTCTGTGATAAAGGGATCTTTGTACAACttgttttttgaactgTTACACACAAAGTAGTCGAATGCATTAGCTTCCGAACAGCACCAAATCTCACCGAATTCTCCATCAACACATGGTAGGAGTGTCTCTGGATTAACTACTGAAACGTCAGTACATACAGGAACAACACCAGAATCTTGAATCTTGATATAGTTTCCAGCACTTACATCATTGGGGTTGACTTCTCTAATTATACCTTCCCTCAGTGAAAATGGGTCTAAATATAGGTCAACCGGAGGAATATCCAGATACGACCTTAATGATATAAGCGGATTGAAGTGATGTTGATAGACATAACTTATTTGTGTACATGATAGGGATATGGTTGAGTACCgttttaaaatattttcaattgtaTAAATCCTTGGTCTATTAGGAAAAGGTATCATGATATTTCGAACACCCTTGAAAACATCTTCTCTAAGCGAGCCAGATGTATTGTTTTTGGCAGAGTTTATATTCTCcttcttatttttgaatCCCTCAATCAAACTAGAGGCTCTATCCAGTAAAGCATATAACGTTTCAAGCTTCAAATATAAATCTTTTACgtttaaattttgaaggCCAATTAAAAACTCCTTAGGGTCAGTAAGAACATCAGTAAGGCTGAATAAGCAAGTTGAAGCACCCGTATAAATTCCTAACAAACAGCTGAACATAAAGCCCAATCCAGATGTATGAGAACATATAGAGAAAAGTGGACTATTATTTCTTAACTGCAAAGTTTCTTTGACTATTTTGCTTGCATTCAGTAAAGACGAATGTGTCATTGTTACGTGAATATTAGATGTTACATCATACTCTGTATTTACCCATACAACACACGGTGTCATACCAATCCTAGTACCTGGTTTGGCCCCAAATTTCTGCTTTAACACATTCTTAAACATAGATACTGTTAACGCATTCTTTGTCTTGACTTTTGAGAAAACTGTAATCTTGGGTATCAAACTTTTGTATTTCTTAAAACATTTGTTTACGAcattattatcattcaACAATGAGTGCAATTTAGCATCAACAAATACTCTTTTCACTTTGTAactttgaataatattaaCCAAGCCTTTTAGGTCCTCTTCTATGACAGACTCCTTAACGCTTGGTAGGGGAATTACCAATAAGTTACAGTACAGGCAGGCCATGATCATCGCTACGTATTCAACCGAATTTTCAcacataataataataggGTCACCATGCTTCAATGGAATTTTAGAACCTacgatttttttcaaaaagccTGCGACAATTTTACCAAAACTTGCCCATGATACCTTTTTGTGAACGTTATTATCGTTACTAGCTGAAGAGTTGACTAGGTTTGTGTTTGTACCATCACTGAACGCCGTTTCGTTCCCATAATTAGAAATTCTCCATTCCAGAATCTCTAAAATCGATTTGAAGTCTGTGAGTTTTGTATGGCTTCGAGTGTCAACAGACTCATCTCTGTAATCAACACCACTGCATTGTAGGGCAAGTTTTGGTTTAACGGGACCGCCATTACGATATGCTGGTTCGATCATAGCGTATTCTTCTTGTAAAGCCatctttctcaattttgataaatgCTCGGATAATATACTCTCATTATAGTACGCTGAATGGGGCAAAAAATCCAATATGACATTATCGAATTGAAACTTTACAAACTGTGCACTGAGATCATTGTTTAAAAACTTCTTCTCTACCGTGCTATTGGCCAATTCCAGAGAACAATATCTCCTAGGTAAAGTATCTCTCGGCACAACTAAAATGCACATTGGTTGGATTTTATGAAAAATCCAAAGAATTCTAAAAATTTGGTCAGTTAAATCATTCATTTTCGTTTCTAATTTGTTCCTCTGTGTTTCTGCAAATTTCATTAAGGTAGTATCTGTTGTTTCGCCATTTTTACTCTCTTCTTCGGTTTTTGCTAGGGAGCTTTCTACCACCATAACTAAAAAGTGCTCTTCTTTATGGTGTTGTAATTCAAATGCAGCAACCTCAAAAACTGTATTTACTGTCCTCACAACTGTTTCAGTAATCTGTTGTAGATAGTGGGATTCAACAACTCTTTTGTATCCCGAAGATGTTTCGCCACTTAAACTCGAAATATCAATAGCCTTAGTGCTTTCTGCTCCAGTGTTACCTTTAGGTTGAGCAGATTGATTCCCTTTTTTGGCATAAAGAAGGTTTGATGTGTGAGCCCAGTTAGGTAATCTGATTAATCTATTCTGTAAAAACATATCTTCTATGAGTGAAAGCACGTATATCTTTCCGTTATGAACAAACCCCATAAGCTTGGTTCTCATAAAGTAGGTATTTGCAGGACAAATATTCAGAATGGTATCCAATTGTTCAGTAACTGCTTGCGATTTTTCGTTAGTAGGCATTTCATACTTTGCCCAAGAAAACATTTCGGAGTAATTTAGTTTTGCTTTGAACACAAATTCGTTCACTTTATCCATCTGGTAAAATTCGTCGGTGATGTGGTTAGAAGAGATCCATATTTCTCCAACAGTGAGGTCTTGCACCAACGTATTCGTATCTGGATTAACCACACATAAAGTGATATCAGGAATTGGGAAGCCAAATGTTTCTAATTTAAGATAATCTTTGAAGGAGCTTGATGAATTAATCATAGCAGTTATGCTACATTCAACCTCATTAAGCTTCAATTTCTCGCGGTTTATAAACAATTCATTTTGAAGCCTTAGTTTTGAATTATGTATTGGAAAGTTCTCTAGGTTTCCTAATTGATCTCTTATAGATATAAAGATACCACCAAAGTCCAATAACGTTAACATGGGAGAATAACAAAATGGTGCATCAATACATcctaaatttttcagccaTTTATGAACAACCATCTCGCTTACATCGGTATCTATAGTGGTACATGAGGTTAAACATGACTTGATGCAACTGAAATCTATTTTGTGCTTCTTGGAAAAAGCTGATTCGGGATTTTCCAAATAATTAATAACTACCTGCTTCAATTGTAGCTGATCATTCAGTAAAATGTCGGCTCTAAATTTATCAATGATATTTTCATAGCCCCCAGGTCGTTGTAATATACTACTATCGATAGATATCATAAGATTACCAGTAAAAAGATTGAAAAGCACACCCATTATCAAACCAGTAGATCTAGTAGGGTCCAGACTATTCAAGATAACAAACCTTGAGTTGGTTGccataatttttttgtgaaATGGCTTCCTGATGCTTTGtgatttttgtttccaGTGAGGCATTGATCGTGAGTTTAGAATTTTTGTCATCGTTTCAAATTGGTTTATTAAGATGTTATGCTTCATGACGACGCCAGAAAGACGACCTAGCGGTGTTCTAGTAAACTCTATATATGAAATATTCGGTATATCAAAGGTAGGcgaagttttttttgcctttgTGTACGTCCCTAAGTCATCAGTCTTGACAAATTTGATTTGCTGGAAAACATCGTTCTTAACCAGTTTAACTTTTGAATGATTTGATGACGAATACAAGTTATCTAATTGTCTATGACATGCGTTAGAAATCAGAACAAATTTCGAATTTGTTACTTTAATTATCTCAAGGATCTCACGCAGAGAATACGTTTCGAATGAGACTGGTACAGCTGCCATGCCGGATATGAAACAGCCTAATAATGCAATAGTAAATTCGATGacatcatttttattgtaCCATAGTAAAATCTTATCCATTTTGTAAAGGTGACTCTTATTCAATTCATGTGCTACCCTCTCCGCTTTCAAATAAAGTTTATCCCATGTGATGAACGTTTCTTTGCCTTTAGAATTTATGCTGATCATCGCTGTTTGACCATCATAATGTTCAAAGCGTCCCCGTAAAATTAGCGGTAAAGAATCCGTCATTGCTGAGTCTCCACTGCTAGTATTTTCGGCTCCAGTGTGTCTTGGTAGTAATGGTATCATAGGATTATAAACGGCATCCTTCACTGAACCGTTTTCATCACTGGAACCTGGCAATGACGATTGCAAAGAAGCTGTATATCTCTTGCTCCGCCTTCTGGGAGTATTGTTCGCAGAAGTCGAGTTTATAGTTGTGACACGATAGATAGAATGACGTCTGTCAATTGAATTAGGTAACGACGTAATGGATGATGCAAGACTTGTATTTCTTCTGTGCAAATGTTTCGACTTTCTCGAATTGGGAGATCGAAGCGGGGTATAAGGCCTCATTTGGgagatttcaaatttgtcTAGcaattgttttcttttggtcTCATAACCCTTTCTTGTTAGATTTTCATCCTTATAGTCTTGAATTAACTCATTTAACCGACTTTGCAGATCTAGAGGTAAGGTAGGAGGAATAGAAAAATCCATTGGAGTAACTCAATGCCACACGCTTTTACACAGAACTGAATCACCCTAACACCAAGTTTACGGAAGCAAATGTTAAATCTGTTGAAGCTCTTTTGACTACATTATAAACAGAAATAAAACATACTAGAAAGTAATCGGGTTTTGACGATTTCATCCATTACCCGTCCGAATGATGGCACTTAtaagataatgaagatgTACGCAGCATTAAAACCCTATTTGCAGAAGCATAGTAAGACGCAACGTACGCTGAATTAGACTGAGACATTACAGTTGCTTTGACATTGGGAAGATAATTGGGATTTAGAACggaaaaaaggaaaagacAAGCTAATTGTAGAGATGGGCAATTCAATTTCGAAGGTTCTGGGAAAACTATTTGGCTcgaaagaaatgaaaattttgatgcTAGGCCTGGATAAGGCTGGTAAGACAACAATATTGTACAAactaaaattaaataaaataaagacGTCTACTCCCACTGTCGGTTTTAACGTGGAAACCGTTACTTATAAAAACGTAAAATTCAACATGTGGGATGTAGGAGGACAACAAAGATTGAGACCTCTCTGGAGACATTATTTTCCAGCCACCACCGCACTTATCTTTGTGATAGATTCTAGTGCTAGAAACCGTATGGAAGAGGCCAAAGAAGAGTTATATAGTATCATAGGTGAGAAAGAGATGGAGAATGTAGTACTGCTGGTATGGGCAAACAAACAAGATTTGAAAGATGCAATGAAACCTCAAGAGGTTTCCGATTTTTTAGAACtggagaaaaatttgaaaaaccaaCCTTGGTGTGTCATCGGTAGTAACGCCTTATCCGGACAGGGTCTTGTTGAAGGATTATCCTGGATTTCGAACAACACAAACGTTCcaaagaaataaacatTGCATTTATTGGTGTTGAATCTGCATACACCGATTGTTCATCCTTCATTTTTACTGGATTGTACTTtactaaaaagaaaacttctggaaaaaaaacagtaTCCAAATAACTAAATAGCTTTAATAATacaatataaaaaatggagACACTGTTGTGAAAAGTCAACCTTTACTACGGTTTCTGTCTTTGCCTTTGATCTGCTCACTTTTCGGTAACTTCAACACTACCGTCAGAATTACCGAAGTAGGCTTTTGAAGCGTTGTCGATGAATAAACCTGTTTCCACCACGCCCACTAACAGTTTGATTTCTCTATGCAATTTTCTTGGATCGGAAATTTCACCGAAATCCGCATCGATAATGAAGTTATTATTGTCAGTTACAACAGGACCTGCTTTAGCAGAACCTCCTTGTCTGATGTCAACTTTTTCAGCATGCAATTGTTCTAATAGATCATTCTTGACCCTCACGTATGAGGAAGGTACAATTTCAATGGGAACACCTTGCCTCCAGTTCTTACCTAAATGTTTTGGtgacttttttcttgaatcaGCAACGACAATGAAGGTTTTAGCACTAGTACTaaccaatttttcttgaaatagACAAGCACCACCACCTTTAATTAATTGTAAATTCTCATCCACTTCATCAGCACCGTCAAACGCTATATCAATGCGAGGATACTGTTCAATGGAGCCTAATTGCAACTTGTTATCCAAAATCAAGTTTCTTGATTGGAATCCTGTTGGAATGCAAATGAATTTAGACGCTACTTCATAAAATTTAGGGTCATGCAAATATTGTCCAATTCTTTCGGCAACATAAACCACTGTGCTACCACTACCAATTCCAATAATTTTGTGatcatcaaattttaaattttcatcaactGCTCTGTATGCTGCAGCTCTCTTGGCATCCTCCAAAGGATTGCCCAAAGATTCTAACGCATCAATTTTTGGGACACCGGCAGCCATTTCTTTCCTATGTTGTATTTATATGAGGTTGCAGTATGCGGTAACCAAGTTTATGTAACACGATGTTGTTAATTTTCTACAAGAGAAAAGAACGTCCCAGtacaaagagaataaaTTGCATGTAATAAATTGAAACAGTTTCACACTGCAACGCAAGCCGTAcatatattatattatcCAAAGCGTACGTAAACTGACACCCAATTACGAACCAGATGAAATTTCACCGAGTTAATCGCTTTTCCCTCATcgcaaaaaaatttttcaactcaTCGCGACTTTTCACTGCCTCGGCCACAAGCAATCTGGGCCATGCCATTACTCCCATTAGCCCGAAAAAAAGAGGGGGTATGAAGCTAGTACATCATTATAACAAGTACTAAACTCAATTAATTCACTTACGAGACTTATACCAACGCTGGTTGATATACCACATTTGGCAGCATCCAAGGTTTCTCGTAAAATAGCTATAGTGTGGCGGACTTACCGGATGTCATTGTATAATCTTTTATAGAAAAAGGCTTTCTGAAATTTGAACATGACTAATTAACGCATATCAGGTGGGTAATCTTTCCGCAATACTATAACTTTGCTAGAAGTTATGTAAACGTTTTAGTTTACAAGAGAAAGTTTTGTGAACATTATCAGTGCCAAAACAGAAGCGGTATTACGATCGAAAATGCCAAATAAGACCGTCCGATGCCCCTTTCTTCTGCTACTCGTGATCTCACCGGCAGATAATGATTGAGTAATATCATGAATCTCTCCAAGAAACAATACTCAACTTAATGCGTTCGCAAACTGCTAttagaataaaaataatgtttcaaaaataacGATCTTGATGTCTATACCAACCATGCATGATTTCCTATTGTGCGTGCCTTATTTACGCACGTTTTTCAACATACGGCTCTATCACCGAAGGCGCTCAAGAGCAGAATAATATGACCGTCATTCATTTCAAACCCATACACAATGAACCTTATCACACCCAAACATATGATATGgtattaaaaaatgaaaaaaattcattattcTTTAGCGtaattattgaagaaaaaacagtgCGCGCGGTAATTTTTTGTCACTCAGTAACTAGAGAGAAGCCGAATGTACTCCCCCGGCTAGCTGGAGACCATGGCTCTGCCTAGGATTTCTCTTATGCTTTCCTTTCACCAATCACTTTGTTCCGGCGAGGCCCGCGAAGCTCGCTTTCTTTCAGCCTAGCAATCATGTTCTTGCCAGCGTCGTAGACTACTGTATGGCAGTTGCTGCACTTGCCATGAATATCCTAGTGAAGCCTCTATGCAATAATCCAGTTACTGCGTTAGAATCCTGGTAAAATGTCTAATCTTATTACATTACAGCAACGTATTAGattttgattgaaaatTAGTCCTTGCGACTTGGTATATATCTTATTTTAAGAAAGCTgaaaggaagaaagatCATCACGAACAACATGTCTGCTCCACAAGCCAAGATTTTGTCTCAAGCTCCAACTGAATTGGAATTACAAGTTGCTCAAGCTTTCGttgaattggaaaattcttCTCCAGAATTGAAAGCTGAGTTGAGACCTTTGCAATTCAAGTCCATCAGAGAAGTATGTTATTAATTTGAATCTAAACTTAAGAATAATGGAGAGtaacaaaggaaaaaagtgTGAACGGGACGATACCAGAATGTTTCAATCTAGAAAAGTATAAAAGATAAGGACTAGGACTCAAATGTATTTGGCTGACTATCGCCTGAACCTTGATGCTAAGCAAATACCATatcttcaagaaaaagccTACTCCAGTGTTTAAGAAGAAGGGAACGATTTACTAGATCATGCTATACGCAGTAAGGTTCTGATAGTTAATTACAATCGGTCCAAGTTCTAAGCGGTGTCGTCCATGCATATATCATTTACAAGTTACTGGCGTCAACTcttcaaatattcaaaatatcaccTAATCAAACTTACtaacattttccttttttgttttccttcttttatAGATCGACGTTGCTGGTGGTAAGAAGGCTTTGGCCATTTTTGTTCCAGTCCCATCTTTGGCTGGTTTCCACAAGGTTCAAACTAAGTTGACCCgtgaattggaaaagaaattccaAGACCGTCATGTCATCTTCTTGGCTGAAAGAAGAATCTTGCCAAAGCCATCTAGAACATCTAGACAAGTCCAAAAGAGACCAAGATCCAGAACCTTGACTGCTGTTCATGACAAGATCTTGGAAGACTTAGTCTTCCCAACTGAAATCGTTGGTAAGAGAGTTAGATATTTGGTTGGTGGTAACAAGATCCAAAAGGTTTTGTTAGACTCAAAGGATGTCCAACAAATCGACTACAAATTGGAATCTTTCCAAGCTGTTTACAACAAATTGACTGGTAAGCAAATTGTTTTCGAAATTCCAAGTGAAACTCATTAGttaatataataatatctaaatctttattattagtTAGTAACAActttgtttattttataGCACAAtaagataataaaaactccaaattccaaaaaaaaatactttttgCAAAGATCTGAATCAAATAAATTTTATGACAACTATGCATAGTTACATACTTTTTCACCGCCGTATGATTGCCGCTAAATCGACAGGTTGCCATACAAACATTTATTTATGTCGTGCCAtgtttataaaattttcgtATCTGTTGGAGTTAGATAAGCCTACGCTTGATGGACCGTTGGGTGGCTTTCTAAGTGAGCTCGTGCCATCACAATTAATATAAGGAATTGTAGATGTTTCTTTCGTTATAggtatttcaaaataattATAAGAACCTACGCCCTCGTCTTTCTCCATTGGAACAGTTGCCGTTTTCGCAGTTCTTTTTGGTTCAGTCCTCATATCATGTGATTCCCCTGGCTCTCCTGATCTTTTTATACTTACTTTGAAATCGTCATATGtgtatttctttgatgCAACTCCGATAACGAAGACAATGCTTCCAATAATAACTAAGAATTTGCATACCGTTATTAAACCTACCAAAAGTTTACCTATAAGCTTCTGTAATATTGGCCCCATCATTGTTGTGAATACGCACCCTACCAAAAATGATGGGAAATCCAGCACAATACTGCCAGGCCCACTACCTATTGTAATTTTCCATCGTAACCAATCCCTTTTCAAATCCATCCGTGACTTCTATGTCTCGTTACTTTCACAGCGTGTGGAGCTACTAGAAAAGTGGCAAAGCTAAACAGCTGATCGAAGTAAACAGAAAAGAACACTAATTGTAGATCAGGCTGTGTACTAGACCTTATTTTACTGTATTTTTTcggaaagaaaaaaggagCGCTTTGCAGATCGAAAGTTTCGCTCGTAAATTATTTGTAAGATGCTATTCATAATATGTTAACTGAGAGAAACCAGgtcaaaacaaaacaattttGGGCTCTTGCCTCCAAATTTGCCTACCCTAGAACAGGTATCCATTATCTCGCCTGTACCcgattaaaaaaaagaccaATTATTTAAAACTTCTCAAGAAGTTTCATATGCAGTGTATAAGTTGAAGGAATATAGGAATATATATCCTTCAGAAAAGCAACACAATACCTAATTACATAACCGATATTTACCTTTTAGAGTGCCTCATTCTTGCAATCTTTCTGTTCGCCATAACACCACCGCCCATGCTCATGCCATTATTTGTTCCCATCCCCATCTGATTAGGGGCTGACTGCGGCTGCCCAAAAGAAGTTGTCGGCACACCACCTGCCCCCCCAAAAATGGATGATGGATTTGTTACGTTTGAATTGGAACCAGAGGCAGCATTCGCACCAAATATATCACTTGGCCTTAATGCATTGGTCGCGGTATTAGTAATTCCGCCATTCAATCCGCTAAAATTAATATTAGGAACTGTTGATGGCGTGAATGAGCTGTTTGTATTGAAAGATGGGGTTTGCGATTGATGTGGTTGGTTATTAGAGCCGGCAAACACCGTATTAGCATTAGTGTTGCCGTTCATATTAAATACAGAGCCGCCACCAGGCGTTGAATTATTTCCCGTAAAATTAAAAGCAGAGGGAACATTGACATTTTGTGCATTCGTGGAAGGAGGTTTATTGAATAAACCAGCATTAGCATTAGTTGACGAAGTTGCTGATGTAAAAGGATTGAGACCCCCTGCACCATTGTTTCCAAAATTAAATGAAGATTGATTAGAAGCTGCACCAGTTGCTGCTGTTCCTGAGCTCGAAAAGCCAAATGCCGAGCCCGCTCCATTCGTATTGCCACTAGCGATACTTTGATCCGGTTTTCCTACGTTAAATGTACCCGCTATATTGGTTCCTGAGGTATTGGAAGTAGTAGTTGTGCCGTTACCAGTAGCAGGGGCGTTAAACGAGAATGATGTGGAGTTTGCTGAGGCATTGGTACCATTGGTGTTAGCAGTACCGAATGAAAATGCAGATTTAGATGTTGTATTACCAGTAGCGTCTGTTGGCTTACCCAAGACAGGAATCGGCGTTGAGGAAGCAGAACCATCGAAGAAAGAAGTTGGAGAGTTTgacttttctttattgtgATTGAACTTTGTAAAGGAAAAGCCATTTGATAGCTTCTCCGTATTTGCTGCCGCTGTACTTGCTGTCGACTTCATCGACTCGGGAGCCCCAAAACTAAAAGATGGTTTTGTGCTAGTGGTTGTTGTATTATTTGTTGTGGAACCGCCAAAGGTGAAAGATGGCGGTGTAGGTCTTTTATCTGTCTCATTAGCAGGAGGTTTagtgaaagaaaatgaggTGTTAGAGCCTGGTGGTTCTTTAGCTGCATCTGACTTaccaaatgaaaacaatggCTTTGGTTGTGAGGTTTTTGAAGACGCAAACGTAAAGGAGGGCTTTTTAGGTTCCGAAACAACAGATGAATCTTTTTGAGCAGGTTcagtaaaagaaaaagttggCTTGAGAGTCTTATCATCCGTCGGTGCTTGAACATCAACAGGCTTGCCCGGAAACGAAAACGAGGGTTTAGCTGCTTCGTTTGAAATTGGACTACTCTTACGTTCCTCCTCTGACTTAGAGAAAGAGAATGTAGGTTTCGCACTTCCCTCAGAGATCTTATTTTCACTTGTTGACTGCCCAAAAGTAAAAGTAGGCTTCTTGACTATTGTGGCAGGTGTCTCAGATGGTTTGGTGTGTGTTTCTTTCGCGGTGGCGGCTTTACCAAAGGTAAATTGTGCAGAGGAGTCAATATTGCTTGTTACATCAGCTTTTTTTCCGAATGTAAATAATGGTGTACCTTCAGCTTG
This window contains:
- the CMR2 gene encoding Cmr2p (Protein involved in regulation of diacylglycerol lipids levels; deletion causes sensitivity to unfolded protein response-inducing agents) produces the protein MDFSIPPTLPLDLQSRLNELIQDYKDENLTRKGYETKRKQLLDKFEISQMRPYTPLRSPNSRKSKHLHRRNTSLASSITSLPNSIDRRHSIYRVTTINSTSANNTPRRRSKRYTASLQSSLPGSSDENGSVKDAVYNPMIPLLPRHTGAENTSSGDSAMTDSLPLILRGRFEHYDGQTAMISINSKGKETFITWDKLYLKAERVAHELNKSHLYKMDKILLWYNKNDVIEFTIALLGCFISGMAAVPVSFETYSLREILEIIKVTNSKFVLISNACHRQLDNLYSSSNHSKVKLVKNDVFQQIKFVKTDDLGTYTKAKKTSPTFDIPNISYIEFTRTPLGRLSGVVMKHNILINQFETMTKILNSRSMPHWKQKSQSIRKPFHKKIMATNSRFVILNSLDPTRSTGLIMGVLFNLFTGNLMISIDSSILQRPGGYENIIDKFRADILLNDQLQLKQVVINYLENPESAFSKKHKIDFSCIKSCLTSCTTIDTDVSEMVVHKWLKNLGCIDAPFCYSPMLTLLDFGGIFISIRDQLGNLENFPIHNSKLRLQNELFINREKLKLNEVECSITAMINSSSSFKDYLKLETFGFPIPDITLCVVNPDTNTLVQDLTVGEIWISSNHITDEFYQMDKVNEFVFKAKLNYSEMFSWAKYEMPTNEKSQAVTEQLDTILNICPANTYFMRTKLMGFVHNGKIYVLSLIEDMFLQNRLIRLPNWAHTSNLLYAKKGNQSAQPKGNTGAESTKAIDISSLSGETSSGYKRVVESHYLQQITETVVRTVNTVFEVAAFELQHHKEEHFLVMVVESSLAKTEEESKNGETTDTTLMKFAETQRNKLETKMNDLTDQIFRILWIFHKIQPMCILVVPRDTLPRRYCSLELANSTVEKKFLNNDLSAQFVKFQFDNVILDFLPHSAYYNESILSEHLSKLRKMALQEEYAMIEPAYRNGGPVKPKLALQCSGVDYRDESVDTRSHTKLTDFKSILEILEWRISNYGNETAFSDGTNTNLVNSSASNDNNVHKKVSWASFGKIVAGFLKKIVGSKIPLKHGDPIIIMCENSVEYVAMIMACLYCNLLVIPLPSVKESVIEEDLKGLVNIIQSYKVKRVFVDAKLHSLLNDNNVVNKCFKKYKSLIPKITVFSKVKTKNALTVSMFKNVLKQKFGAKPGTRIGMTPCVVWVNTEYDVTSNIHVTMTHSSLLNASKIVKETLQLRNNSPLFSICSHTSGLGFMFSCLLGIYTGASTCLFSLTDVLTDPKEFLIGLQNLNVKDLYLKLETLYALLDRASSLIEGFKNKKENINSAKNNTSGSLREDVFKGVRNIMIPFPNRPRIYTIENILKRYSTISLSCTQISYVYQHHFNPLISLRSYLDIPPVDLYLDPFSLREGIIREVNPNDVSAGNYIKIQDSGVVPVCTDVSVVNPETLLPCVDGEFGEIWCCSEANAFDYFVCNSSKNKLYKDPFITEQFKSKMKSEVNNTLSYLRTGDLGFIKNVSCTNSQGEVVNLNLLFVLGSIHESIEILGLTHFVSDLERTVKDVHSDIGSCLIAKAGGLLVCLIRCKERHNPILGNLTTLIVSELLNKHGVILDLCTFVRTKGISPKNSSMIMEVWAKNRASIMQAWFDQKIQIEAQFGINYGENISIYLLSDYEKDNI
- the ARF3 gene encoding Arf family GTPase ARF3 (Glucose-repressible ADP-ribosylation factor; GTPase of Ras superfamily involved in regulating cell polarity and invasive growth; localizes to dynamic spots at plasma membrane and modulates PtdIns(4,5)P2 levels to facilitate endocytosis; required for localization of endocytic protein Lsb5p to correct cortical site in cells; also has mRNA binding activity; homolog of mammalian Arf6) — translated: MGNSISKVLGKLFGSKEMKILMLGLDKAGKTTILYKLKLNKIKTSTPTVGFNVETVTYKNVKFNMWDVGGQQRLRPLWRHYFPATTALIFVIDSSARNRMEEAKEELYSIIGEKEMENVVLLVWANKQDLKDAMKPQEVSDFLELEKNLKNQPWCVIGSNALSGQGLVEGLSWISNNTNVPKK
- the RKI1 gene encoding ribose-5-phosphate isomerase RKI1 (Ribose-5-phosphate ketol-isomerase; catalyzes the interconversion of ribose 5-phosphate and ribulose 5-phosphate in the pentose phosphate pathway; participates in pyridoxine biosynthesis) → MAAGVPKIDALESLGNPLEDAKRAAAYRAVDENLKFDDHKIIGIGSGSTVVYVAERIGQYLHDPKFYEVASKFICIPTGFQSRNLILDNKLQLGSIEQYPRIDIAFDGADEVDENLQLIKGGGACLFQEKLVSTSAKTFIVVADSRKKSPKHLGKNWRQGVPIEIVPSSYVRVKNDLLEQLHAEKVDIRQGGSAKAGPVVTDNNNFIIDADFGEISDPRKLHREIKLLVGVVETGLFIDNASKAYFGNSDGSVEVTEK
- the RPS7A gene encoding 40S ribosomal protein eS7 RPS7A (Protein component of the small (40S) ribosomal subunit; interacts with Kti11p; deletion causes hypersensitivity to zymocin; homologous to mammalian ribosomal protein S7, no bacterial homolog; RPS7A has a paralog, RPS7B, that arose from the whole genome duplication) — encoded protein: MSAPQAKILSQAPTELELQVAQAFVELENSSPELKAELRPLQFKSIREIDVAGGKKALAIFVPVPSLAGFHKVQTKLTRELEKKFQDRHVIFLAERRILPKPSRTSRQVQKRPRSRTLTAVHDKILEDLVFPTEIVGKRVRYLVGGNKIQKVLLDSKDVQQIDYKLESFQAVYNKLTGKQIVFEIPSETH
- a CDS encoding uncharacterized protein (hypothetical protein; identified as interacting with Hsp82p in a high-throughput two-hybrid screen; YOR097C is not an essential gene), encoding MDLKRDWLRWKITIGSGPGSIVLDFPSFLVGCVFTTMMGPILQKLIGKLLVGLITVCKFLVIIGSIVFVIGVASKKYTYDDFKVSIKRSGEPGESHDMRTEPKRTAKTATVPMEKDEGVGSYNYFEIPITKETSTIPYINCDGTSSLRKPPNGPSSVGLSNSNRYENFINMARHK